From the genome of Nitrospira sp. SG-bin1:
TGGTACACCCAATACACGCCCTACCAAGCGGAAATCTCGCAGGGCCGCCTCGAGGCACTGGTGAATTTTCAGACCATGGTGGCGGACCTGACGGGTCTGCCGCTGGCGAATGCCTCGCTCTTGGATGAAGCGACCGCGGCCGCTGAAGCGATGGCGATGTGTTACACAATCGCCCGTAACGCAGGCGAAGACCGCAAGGAATTTTTTGTCTCGCGTGACTGCCACCCACAAACCTTGGCGGTCCTGCAGACCAGAGCCGAGCCTTTGGGCCTCGTTATCAAGACCGGTGTCGCTTCGTCCGTGGATTGCTCGCGCCCCCAGCTCTGCGGCATTCTGCTGCAGTATCCGGCTACGGACGGCTACGTGGGTGATTTCAGCACATTGGTCACACAGGCTCATGAGGCCGGCGTTCGCGTGGCGGTCGCGACCGATCTTCTCGCCCTGACCTTGCTCCGTCCGCCCGGTGAATTCGGCGCCGATATCGCCGTCGGGTCGACACAGCGATTCGGTGTCCCGGTCGGATTCGGTGGGCCCCATGCCGCGTTTCTCGCCACCCGGGAGGAGTATAAACGGCAGCTGCCGGGTCGCCTTGTCGGTGTCTCCAAAGACGTGACCGGCAAGCCGGCCATCAGGCTTTCGCTTCAGACTCGAGAACAACACATTCGACGGGAGAAAGCCACCAGTAACATCTGTACGGCTCAAGTCTTGCTGGCCGTCATGGCCGGCATGTATGCGGTCTACCATGGGCCGGACGGATTGCGTCGGATCGCCGAACGTGTACATGGCCTCACGTTGCTGTTGGCGGAAGGACTGCGTCGGCTGGGATTCGAAGTCTTGCCGAAAGTCTTCTTCGATACGGTGCGGATACCGGTCTCCAAGGATCAAGCGGATCAGATTGCGACCAGGGCGAACGAGCAGGGGATCAATTTCCGGCACTATGAAGACGGCTCGATCGGAGTTTCACTCGATGAAGTCAGCTCCGAGGAGGAAGTGCACCGCCTCCTGAACATCTTCGTCGGCCTGGACCAGTTGCCCTTCTCCCTCTCGGATCTGGCCGCTTCCCTCGACCTCGACTACTCGTCTCCCTTGGCGAGGACGAGTCAGTATCTGACCCACGAAGTCTTTCATCGCTATCATTCCGAGCACGAAATGCTCCGGTATTTATACAGGCTGCAGTCCAAGGACCTGTCGCTCGTCCACTCCATGATTCCATTGGGCTCCTGCACCATGAAACTGAACGCGACGGCTGAAATGCTGCCGGTGACCTGGCCGGAGTTCTCCCGCCTCCACCCCTTTGCTCCGGCTGAACAAACGCGTGGCTATCGGACCTTGTTCGCGCAGCTCGAATCGTGGCTGGCGGAAATTGCCGGCTTTGCGGCGTTCTCGCTCCAACCGAACGCGGGTTCTCAAGGCGAATATTCGGGTCTCATGGTGATCCGGGCATACCACCGATCCAAAGGTGAATCACACCGCAACGTCTGCCTAATCCCCGTATCGGCCCACGGCACGAACCCCGCCAGCGCCGCCATGGTCGGCATGACGGTCGTCGCCGTCGCGTGCGATCGAAACGGAAACGTGGATGTCGCCGACCTAGAGGCCAAGGCCGCTCAACATCGGGACCGATTGGCCGCCCTGATGCTCACATATCCTTCGACGCATGGCGTGTTCGAGGGAGGCGTGCGCCGCATTTGTCAAATCATTCATACCCATGGCGGTCAGGTCTATATCGATGGAGCCAATATGAATGCCATGGTGGGTCTCTGCCGGCTGGGTGACATCGGGGCGGATGTCTGCCACCTCAACCTCCATAAGACTTTTTGCATTCCCCATGGCGGCGGCGGACCGGGCGTGGGACCGATCGGCGTGGCTCAACATCTCGTGCCGTTTTTGCCGGGACATCCTGTGCTCAAGCTCGGAGGGCCGCAAGCCATCGGCCCGGTGTCGGCGGCCCCGTTCGGCAGCCCGAGCATTCTGCCGGTCTCCTGGGTCTACATTGCCCTGATGGGCCGTGACGGATTGACCGCAGCCACGCACGTGGCCATTCTCAATGCCAACTACATGGCCAAGCGGTTGGAAAAGCACTATTCCATTCTGTACCGTGGCGATTCCGGCCTGGTGGCTCATGAGTTCATCTTGGACCTGCGGGAATTCAAGGACAGCGCGGGCATCGAGGCGATGGACGTTGCCAAGCGATTGATGGACTACGGTTTCCACGCGCCCACCGTTTCTTTCCCGGTTGCCGGTACGCTCATGATCGAACCGACGGAAAGCGAAGCCAAGAGCGAACTCGATCGGCTCTGCGAAGCGCTTATTCTGATCCGCGCCGAGATTCAGGAGATCGTCGACGGACGTCAACCGCGGACGAATAACGTGCTGAAAAACGCCCCGCATACCGCGGCGATTGTCGCGGCAACGGAATGGAATCGTCCGTACAGCCGGGAACAAGCGGCCTTTCCCGCTCCGTGGGTGAAGCACAGCAAATTCTGGCCAAGCGTGAGTCGTATCGACGAAGCCTACGGCGATCGCCATCTCGTCTGTAGTTGTCCGCCGATGGAGAACTACCAGTCCTAGTCGTGTGTTGAATAAGAGCCCGGCAGCGGGGTTCTGAAATCCTATCGGTTCAGAACCTCACAATAGTTTTTCAATAACCTGCTCGTGTTGTCTCACTTACATTCCGGTGATATTCCGTTCGTCCTGCCTGTCGAAGGACGCTCGCCGGCCCGCTCTGCCTTGCACGATTTTCCACCGTCGCAGTAGAGTACAAGAAAGGGTCCTGAAGAGGAGGTTGGTATGACCTACATCGGCCGTCGAGATTTTCTGGTACGCACTGGGTTGACTCTGGGCGCCGCGGTGCTGGCCGGTGCCTCATCTCGCGCGTTGGCCGACGAACAATCCCCGAAGTACCGGTTCAAGGACTGGGAAGACCTCCGGGCACAGTTTCCGTTGTCTCCGCAGCTCATCCATCTTGCCGCGTTTTTTCTTGCGTCCCATCCTACCCCCGTGCGTGAAGCGATCGAACGGCATCGCGCCGGCCTCGATGCCGATCCTATCGGCTATTGGGTTGAGCACGAGGAGAAACAAGAAGCGAAGGTCCTTCGCGCAGCGGCTGACTATCTGGGTGCCCACCCAACCGACATCGCGTTGACCGACAGCACGACCATGGGATTGGGTCTGCTTTATGGGGGGCTCACAGTGCGTACCGGGCAAGAAATCTTGACGACGACGCACGACCATTATTCGACTGAAACTTCGCTACGTCTTCGCGCCGAGCGAACAGGTACGACTGTACGTCAGATTCCCCTCTATCGTTCACTCAAGACCCTGTCGCGCGACGAGCTCGTCGACTCCCTGAAAAGGGGCATCTCTCCCGCGACCCGGATCGTGGCGGTTACGTGGGTTCATTCCAGCACGGGTCTCAAACTGCCGATCCACGACATGGCACTGGCGATCCAATCCATCAATCGCTCGCGTGACGAACAGAACCGAATCATCTTTTGCGTGGATGGAGTGCACGCCTTGGGGGTTGAAGATTTCCGCGTGAGCGAGCTCGGCTGCGACTTTCTCATCGCCGGAACGCATAAATGGATGTTCGGACCACGCGGCACGGGGCTCGTCTGGGGCCACCCCAAGGCCTGGCCGATCGCCCATGCCATTATCCCGACGTTCAACACACAGGCCTATGACCTCTGGATGGAAAACAAATCGCCGAAAGATCTCCCGCAATCCGTTCTCATGACGCCGGGCGGTTTCCATTCCTTCGAACATCGCTGGGCGTTGGATGAGGCCTTCTTGTTTCATCAGGCCATCGGGAAAGAAAGGGTGACGCAGCGCATTTATGAACTGAATCAGCAGCTGAAACAAGGCTTGGCGGCCATGCCTCATGTTTCACTACACACACCGATGTTGCAAGATCTGTCAGCAGGGATCGTCTGTTTTGAGGTGGATGGAATGGCGCCCCGCGCAGTTATAGAGAAGCTTCGCCACCGCGGCATTGTCGGGAGCGTGACACCCTACGCGACAAAGTATGCCAGGCTCGCGCCGAGCCTCCTGAACTCGTCCGTTGAGATCGAGAAGACGCTGACCGAGATCCGAAATCTGCGCGCGTCTTAGTCGGGAAGGTGGAAAACTGGGGAAGGCTGCCGTTCAACGGCGGTGATACGGCACACAGAAGCTGTTCGAGCAATGGGCGACCTTCAGATCACCATTCGTGACGTCGTAATAACTGATCAAACCTCGACCATCCATCCCCATCGCAATCGTCGTGAACTGACCGATATCGTCTTCACTCTGGATGATCGTGTGGGTGGCCGCCTGACAATCGACATCGGCACAGTGCGCAACCCGTAAGTCCCCGTTCGTCGCATCGTAATAGCTGATGAGGCCGTGGCTATCGGAACCGATGGTAATGGAGGTGAACTGGCCTACGTTATTCTCGCTTCGAAGTGCATTTATTTTGGCAGAGCTGCACGCAAGGTCCATACAGTGGGCCACTTTCAGATCGCCGTTCGTTGTGTCGTAGTAGCTGACCAATGCCAATCCATCGGCACCGATCGCCACGGAACTATACCGGCCGACATCGCCAGCACTATCCAAGGTACTCTCCGTCGCAGAACTACATGCGACATCCTCGCAATGCGCGACTTTCAGATCCTGGTTCGTGGCATCGTAGTAGGTGATGAGCGCCAACCCGTCGGCGCCGATTGTGATCGACGTGAACTGACCGACGTCGCCGTTGCTAACAAGGGTTATGACCTTGGCTGAGCTACAGACAGGATCGGTACAATGGGCCACTTTCAGATTCCCGTCCGTCGCATCGTAATAGCTGATGAGGCCTCGGCCGTCAGTCCCAACGGCCATCGACGTGAACTGTCCAACCTGACCGGCCTCGTCTAACGGATGGTGAGTCAGAGTGATACAAGCGAGATCTGTACAGTGCGCAACTCGCAGATCCCCATTAGAGGCGTCGTAGTAACTGATCAAAGGGAAACCATCGGCCCCGATGGCCATGGACACGTGTCGGCCCACATCACCTTGACTCTGGACGGTGGTAAGCGTCGCTGAAGCGCAGGCAAAGTCAAGACAGTGAACGACTTTGAGATCGCCGTTCGTCGCGTCGTAGTAGCCGATCACGCCCCTGCCGTCAGCTCCCATTACCATCGCCGACGGCGCTCCCACATCAATCTTGGCTCCGTCCAGTGGAGTCACGGTTGCGGAGGTACAGTCCACGTCGCTGCAATGCGCAACCTTCAGGTCTCCATTCGTGACATCATAGTAACTGATGAGCGGCAGACCATCCGTCCCGATGGTCACGGATGTGTATTGACCGACGTTGCCGGTCCTATCAAGTGTCGCGAGGGTGGCCGAGGAACAGGTGACATCGGCGCAGTGGGCGACTTTCAAATCTCCATTCGTCACATCGTAGTAGCTGATGACACCGAGGTTGTCGCTGCCGATCACGATAGAGGTGTACTGGCCGACGTTGCCGTCGCTCTCCAACGTGGTGCGCGTCGCAGATGTGCACACCACCTCTTCACAGTGGACAACTTTGAGATCTCCGTTCGTCGCATCGTAATAGCTGATGAGGGGACGACTATCGGCCGTCCCAATCGTCACGGAACTGTATTGGCCCACATCGGCGGTTTTATCCGGAGTCGTGGTGAGGGTCGGTTCCGTGCAGGCCACATCGGGGCATAGGGCCGACTTCAAATAGTGGTCCGTGGCGTCATAATAGCTGATGACGCCCTGGCTCATCACCATAGTGACCGAGGTGTGGAGCCCGACGTTCCCCTCTGCTTGCAAAAACGTGAGGACCGTAATGGTCGCCGCCTCACAGGCCACATCGGTGCAGTGTGCGATCTTCAGGTCGCCGTTCGTGACATCGTAGTAGGTGATGAGAGGCAGCTTGTCGGTGCCGACGGTCAGAGATGTGTACTGGCCGACATCTCCGGCCTGATCGAGTGTCTTGAGCGTGGCCGACGTACAGGCGACATCGACGCAGTGGGCGACTTTCAGATCCCCGTTCGTCGCATCGTAGTAGCTGATGAGACCGAGGTCGTCGCTCCCAAGCGCGATCGAGGTGTACTGCCCGACATCGCCTGTGCGGTCCAGCGAGCTGATTGTCGCGGAAGTGCAAGCTTGGTTCGAACAATGGGCGACCTTGAGGTCCCCATTGGTTGCATCGTAGAAACTGATCAGGCCGAGACCGTCGGCGCCTATGGCCACCGAGGTGAACCGACCAACATCACCGGAACCGTCGCGAGTGATCAGGGAGAATCCTGGCCGATCGAGGGCCGTATCATCCGCTTGAACACCGTAGTCCGATTGCATGGCGGCACAAAGCGCAAGACCCGAAGCGAGAATCACCTTCTCCAGATTTATGAAGATCTTCATGACTCATTACCTCTTCGTCTCGCATTCTTACGACGACTCAGAGCCAACGAGACGCGAAAGAGCTCTCTGAAATTTTTCCATAGGACCACCCTCGTACAGTCTAATCTCGACAAAGATCGTAGTCCACTGGTGGAGACCCACAGGTTGCCGTTCATCTCACACCGCACTGACAGATCCGACTGAAAGTACTCATCGGCGGCTTCGCCGATGACTTCCACGTCCACCTGCTGAATGGAATGCCGTAAGGTGAATTATGCAATGATAACAGCTGAGTCTAGCACGAAAAACGGTGAGATGGGGTGTGGTCTCCGAGGCGTGATTCAACTTCCGGCGTGAGCCCTACTTGTCTCCGCACTTCGTGAACTTCGACTCTTGGCACTGCTGCGCCAACTCCTGTGCCTTCTGAATCTGAGCCGGTGTCATGCGCGACGCCATTCTGTCCCGGTCCTTCGTGAGTTCATTTTTCGACCCGCCGCTCAACAATTCCGCCGCCACGCTGTACCACACATACGCCCGAACGTGATCCTGTTGCACACCCTGACCCTTCGCATACATCTGCGCAAGTTCGTTTTGCGCCCCGGCATGACCCTGACTCGCCGCCAATCGATGCCATTTCAGAGCCACATGGTAATCCTGCTCGACACCCAGCCCGCTTGCATAGAGCATCCCAAGATTGTATTGCGCTCGTACGTCGCCCTTCTCCGCCAAGGGGTAAAGGAGCCCGGCCGCGATCCTGTAATCCCCACGCTTCAGGGCCTCATATGGTTCTTCACCGGACAGAGACATGGCCCTATTCAAATCACTATTTTTCTTCGCATCACTCGATCCTGCTGCATCCGCAACGGGTGCACTGGTCAAGATCAAAATTCCCACGATCGCAACTAGCCTCATCGCGTACCTGCCTTTCAGGACCATGAACCGCTTGCTGGCTTGCTGTCCAACCCTCGGTGATACGAATAATTGAGGAGTCCCTCGCGACATCGATGGCGTGCAAGATGGTGCTATTGTTGTCGAACGAGGTCACAATGTCATCAAAATATTCATATCGCTGTTCATCCCGGATCGATGAAACCGTTACGGTGTTGTACCTCATCGCCATCAATCGCCGAACCGATATGACGTGGCCCATCAGCAGCGTCCATCCGGAGGGATCAAAGGCAATATGTGGCTTACTGAGCTCACGGTACGAATGAATCGGATTGAACGAGGCAAGACCGGTTGGAAGTGTTGGTTCGGCGCTTCATGAAGAGGAGCCTCAGCCCGCTGAGGCTCCGTGAAGCATATACTGGTTGGTGCCGAAGCCGGGATTTGAACCCGGACACCCGTGAGGGCGCTAGACCCTGAATCTAGTGCGTCTGCCAGTTCCGCCACTTCGGCTCTATGAGTTGCTGTAAATGGCTTCCACCGTCGTTCTCACAGCCGTCGGATCTCCGACGTACCCTTCCAGTACACCTGGGATCTTATTCGCTGGGATCTTGGTGGAACCCATTTCGAGCAGCCTGTACGGCTCTCGACCGCTCCCTTCATCCTTCCAGTCTCTACGGCTGCTTTGAACATCCGGACGGGAAGCAACACAAGGAGTCGGATTATCCTGAATTTTCCTCGCCCGCGTCAAGCAACCGGCTCACCTGCTCAGGGGTGTGGCGCGCATGACCGTTGGAGGCATGGGCCATTGCCCGACGATAGCGATCTCTCGTGGATCACCACTGACGATAATGCGTTCGCGCACCAGCGCCGCCGCCGCCAGGAGTGCCGGTGCGGCGATCCTGGGAGCCTCATCGACCATGAGGACATCGAAGCGCACCCGGCTGAACAGGGGATCGCTTGCCACCCTGGCGGGTGTGGCGGCAACGAGTCTTCGATTCTGGATGAAAGCCTGGCGGTTCGGCTGCTCCTCGGCTGCCAATAATTCTCGGACCTTCTTGGTTCCACCCAGCTTTGCGATCTGCGCTTGGAGTTCCTCGAACTCGGCTCGCTTCCCTCTGGGAACCGCGGCCTCCGGTGCGAGCTGCTGAATGCGATCTTTGACCACATCCAGTTCTTTGTCCAGTTGATCCATCTGCCCTTGATACAGCGCACAGTATTGCTTGAGAGATTCGGCATTCTTTCCCACTGCCTGCAACGTCAGACGTTGAAACAGCGGCAGGCTCTCGAACTCCTTGAGCGTCTTCTGAACATCGGCCATCCGCACTTGAAGATCGCGCATCTGCGTGACAAGGCGCCACTCCAAAAGACGGACCTCGTCCAGATCCTTTTGTTTCGCTTCTTTCTGGGACAAAAAAGGAGCCAACTCGCGAAAACGGTCGTACTTGTATTTTAAGGAGGCTTTGTCCCCTTGTGACTTCGCATGGAATTGGTGCATCTGCGCTTCGAAGCCCAGCTCGTGAAGAGCAAGGTCCCCGGCCTGCCAGGTGATGGGGAGTTCATACCGGGTGATCCAGGTCTTGTGGTTCAGTCCGCCGGCTTTCATG
Proteins encoded in this window:
- a CDS encoding glycine dehydrogenase (aminomethyl-transferring) — its product is MTIESWRQPTDDFLHRHLGPTKADIQEMLATLGLRSLDTLADTAIPSDIRLRRSLDIPASDGEQAVLARLRDLASQNKVYRSVIGMGYYDCVTPGVIQRNILENPAWYTQYTPYQAEISQGRLEALVNFQTMVADLTGLPLANASLLDEATAAAEAMAMCYTIARNAGEDRKEFFVSRDCHPQTLAVLQTRAEPLGLVIKTGVASSVDCSRPQLCGILLQYPATDGYVGDFSTLVTQAHEAGVRVAVATDLLALTLLRPPGEFGADIAVGSTQRFGVPVGFGGPHAAFLATREEYKRQLPGRLVGVSKDVTGKPAIRLSLQTREQHIRREKATSNICTAQVLLAVMAGMYAVYHGPDGLRRIAERVHGLTLLLAEGLRRLGFEVLPKVFFDTVRIPVSKDQADQIATRANEQGINFRHYEDGSIGVSLDEVSSEEEVHRLLNIFVGLDQLPFSLSDLAASLDLDYSSPLARTSQYLTHEVFHRYHSEHEMLRYLYRLQSKDLSLVHSMIPLGSCTMKLNATAEMLPVTWPEFSRLHPFAPAEQTRGYRTLFAQLESWLAEIAGFAAFSLQPNAGSQGEYSGLMVIRAYHRSKGESHRNVCLIPVSAHGTNPASAAMVGMTVVAVACDRNGNVDVADLEAKAAQHRDRLAALMLTYPSTHGVFEGGVRRICQIIHTHGGQVYIDGANMNAMVGLCRLGDIGADVCHLNLHKTFCIPHGGGGPGVGPIGVAQHLVPFLPGHPVLKLGGPQAIGPVSAAPFGSPSILPVSWVYIALMGRDGLTAATHVAILNANYMAKRLEKHYSILYRGDSGLVAHEFILDLREFKDSAGIEAMDVAKRLMDYGFHAPTVSFPVAGTLMIEPTESEAKSELDRLCEALILIRAEIQEIVDGRQPRTNNVLKNAPHTAAIVAATEWNRPYSREQAAFPAPWVKHSKFWPSVSRIDEAYGDRHLVCSCPPMENYQS